The following proteins are encoded in a genomic region of Streptomyces lunaelactis:
- a CDS encoding CHAD domain-containing protein — protein sequence MHSPDISRRDSAVVPGLPATAGEALARYLHAQAGDFLRSLRLHSESGADTAGVAEAARALRQASRRISGTLHTFRPLLDPAWADDLRTELAWLSATLAQEHAFTSRLGRLLEALARLSGATPLPPARGEVGALKDAAPESGEPSGAASGAASAGASTAADGAPRATGALTVGAARAGALLERQLTLARTRAHSAALQALGSSRFHAVADAVAVLASELPLGPVAAAPAVEALTPPAEFAERRLLEAVAGLPLARAAHPYNAEALVHGLAAASAGEAQDSPWHQVRLLLRLHRYAQEVLHPEADPVLCHAGLILDRHRDAAEAAAAAATAARTPRIAPATAYALGVLHADQRHEVEAARFAFQQVWQRAPAATPVTAP from the coding sequence GTGCACAGCCCTGATATTTCCCGGCGGGACTCTGCCGTCGTCCCCGGTCTCCCGGCCACGGCGGGCGAGGCCCTGGCCCGGTATCTCCATGCGCAGGCGGGCGACTTCCTGCGCAGTCTGCGCCTGCACAGCGAGAGCGGCGCGGACACGGCGGGCGTGGCCGAAGCGGCCCGCGCGCTGCGCCAGGCGTCCCGGCGCATCAGCGGGACGCTGCACACCTTCCGGCCGCTGCTCGACCCGGCCTGGGCGGACGACCTGCGTACGGAACTGGCCTGGCTGTCCGCGACCCTGGCCCAGGAGCACGCCTTCACCTCGCGGCTCGGCCGGCTGCTCGAGGCGCTGGCCCGTCTCTCGGGCGCGACGCCGCTGCCGCCGGCGAGGGGAGAAGTCGGCGCGCTCAAGGACGCCGCTCCCGAATCCGGTGAACCGTCCGGTGCGGCATCCGGTGCGGCATCCGCTGGGGCATCCACTGCGGCCGACGGCGCTCCCCGCGCCACCGGCGCGCTCACCGTGGGGGCCGCGCGGGCCGGGGCCCTGCTGGAGCGGCAGCTCACCCTCGCCCGGACCCGCGCCCACTCGGCCGCGCTCCAGGCACTGGGCTCCTCCCGGTTCCACGCCGTCGCCGACGCCGTGGCCGTACTCGCCTCCGAGCTGCCGCTGGGGCCGGTGGCCGCCGCCCCGGCCGTCGAGGCTCTGACGCCACCCGCGGAGTTTGCCGAGCGCCGGCTGCTCGAGGCCGTGGCCGGGCTGCCGCTGGCCCGGGCAGCCCATCCGTACAACGCCGAGGCCCTGGTGCACGGCCTCGCCGCCGCCTCGGCCGGGGAGGCGCAGGACTCCCCCTGGCACCAGGTGCGGCTGCTGCTGCGACTGCACCGGTACGCCCAGGAGGTGCTGCACCCCGAGGCGGACCCGGTGCTGTGCCACGCGGGGCTGATCCTCGACCGCCACCGCGACGCCGCCGAGGCAGCGGCTGCCGCGGCCACCGCCGCCCGTACGCCGCGTATCGCCCCGGCCACCGCGTACGCGCTCGGTGTGCTCCACGCGGACCAGCGGCACGAGGTGGAGGCCGCCCGCTTCGCCTTCCAGCAGGTGTGGCAGCGGGCGCCGGCCGCGACGCCCGTGACGGCCCCGTGA
- the pstC gene encoding phosphate ABC transporter permease subunit PstC has translation MASTTPIDAPPPTPAPPVTKRSGTSTGRAGDKVFLGLSRGSGILLLVIMASIAVFLTYRATLAISKDEGNFLTTFDWNPAGNPPVFGIAVLLFGTVVSSIIAMAIAVPIAVGIALFISHYAPRRLAAPIAYVVDLLAAVPSIIYGIWGALFLVPYMEGLNLWLDEFFGWTYIFEKTEVGVARSLFTVGVLLAIMILPIVTSVSREVFLQVPRMNEEAALAIGATRWEVIRLSVLPFGRSGVISASMLGLGRALGETMAVATVLSPSFLISGHLLNPGGGTFAQNIAAKFDEANELGRDALIASGLVLFILTLLVNGAARLIIARRKEYSGANA, from the coding sequence ATGGCTTCCACCACACCGATAGACGCACCTCCTCCAACACCGGCTCCGCCGGTCACCAAGAGGAGCGGTACGTCCACCGGCCGCGCAGGCGACAAGGTCTTCCTCGGCCTGTCCCGCGGCTCGGGCATCCTGCTCCTGGTGATCATGGCGTCGATCGCCGTGTTCCTGACCTACCGAGCGACACTTGCCATCTCGAAGGACGAGGGCAACTTCCTCACCACCTTCGACTGGAACCCGGCGGGCAACCCGCCGGTCTTCGGCATTGCCGTCCTCCTCTTCGGCACCGTGGTCAGCTCGATCATCGCGATGGCGATCGCCGTACCGATCGCCGTCGGCATCGCGCTGTTCATCTCGCACTACGCGCCGCGCAGGCTCGCCGCCCCCATCGCCTATGTCGTCGATCTGCTGGCCGCCGTGCCGTCGATCATCTACGGCATCTGGGGCGCCCTCTTCCTTGTCCCGTACATGGAGGGCCTCAACCTCTGGCTCGATGAGTTCTTCGGCTGGACGTACATCTTCGAGAAGACCGAAGTCGGCGTCGCCCGCTCGCTGTTCACCGTGGGCGTGCTGCTGGCGATCATGATCCTGCCGATCGTGACCAGCGTCAGCCGCGAGGTCTTCCTGCAGGTCCCGCGGATGAACGAAGAGGCCGCCCTCGCGATCGGCGCCACCCGCTGGGAGGTCATCCGCCTGTCGGTGCTCCCCTTCGGCCGCTCGGGCGTGATCTCCGCCTCGATGCTGGGCCTGGGCCGCGCGCTCGGCGAGACGATGGCCGTCGCCACGGTCCTCTCCCCGAGCTTCCTGATCTCCGGGCATCTGCTCAACCCGGGCGGCGGAACGTTCGCCCAGAACATCGCCGCGAAGTTCGACGAGGCCAATGAGCTCGGGCGCGACGCCCTGATCGCCTCCGGTCTCGTCCTCTTCATCCTCACCCTGCTGGTCAACGGCGCGGCCCGCCTCATCATCGCGCGCCGCAAGGAGTACTCGGGGGCCAACGCATGA
- a CDS encoding inorganic phosphate transporter, with translation MDTFALIVTIGVALGFTYTNGFHDSANAIATSVSTRALTPRAALAMAAVMNLAGAFLGQGVAKTVSEGLIETPQGPRGMGILFAALLGAIVWNLVTWYFGLPSSSSHALFGGMVGAALTGGTEVIWSGVLEKVVIPMFVSPVVGLLCGYLVMVAIMWLFRKSNPARTKRGFRIAQTVSAAAMALGHGLQDAQKTMGIVVMALVIADVEDQGDAIPVWVKIACAMMLSLGTYAGGWRIMRTLGRKIIELDPPQGFAAETTGASIMFGSAFLFQAPISTTHVITSAIMGVGATKRVNAVRWGVAKNIVMGWFITMPAAAAVAAMSYGIVYLIFG, from the coding sequence GTGGACACCTTTGCCCTGATCGTGACCATTGGTGTCGCGCTCGGATTCACGTACACCAACGGCTTTCACGACTCCGCGAACGCGATCGCGACCTCGGTCTCCACGCGTGCGCTGACGCCGCGCGCGGCGCTGGCGATGGCCGCGGTGATGAACCTCGCCGGCGCCTTCCTCGGCCAGGGCGTCGCCAAGACCGTGAGCGAGGGACTCATCGAGACGCCCCAGGGCCCGCGGGGCATGGGCATTCTCTTCGCGGCGCTGCTCGGCGCGATCGTGTGGAACCTGGTCACCTGGTACTTCGGACTGCCGTCGTCCTCTTCCCACGCGCTGTTCGGCGGCATGGTGGGCGCGGCGCTGACCGGCGGGACTGAGGTCATCTGGAGCGGGGTGCTCGAGAAGGTCGTCATCCCGATGTTCGTCTCGCCGGTCGTCGGCCTGCTCTGCGGCTATCTGGTGATGGTCGCGATCATGTGGTTGTTCCGGAAGTCCAATCCGGCCAGGACCAAGCGCGGTTTCCGGATAGCGCAGACGGTCTCGGCGGCGGCCATGGCGCTCGGTCACGGTCTGCAGGACGCGCAGAAGACGATGGGCATCGTGGTGATGGCGCTGGTCATCGCGGATGTCGAGGACCAGGGCGACGCGATTCCGGTCTGGGTGAAGATCGCCTGCGCGATGATGCTCTCGCTCGGTACGTACGCGGGTGGCTGGCGCATCATGCGGACGCTCGGCCGCAAGATCATCGAGCTGGATCCGCCGCAGGGGTTCGCGGCGGAGACGACGGGGGCGTCGATCATGTTCGGCTCGGCGTTCCTGTTCCAGGCGCCGATCTCGACGACGCATGTGATCACCTCGGCGATCATGGGCGTGGGGGCGACGAAGCGGGTGAACGCGGTGCGGTGGGGTGTCGCGAAGAACATCGTCATGGGGTGGTTCATCACGATGCCGGCGGCTGCGGCTGTCGCCGCGATGAGCTACGGGATCGTGTACCTGATCTTCGGTTAG
- a CDS encoding RNA degradosome polyphosphate kinase has protein sequence MSQQPAEVPVQHPQPSVGSIAAHRPHTVAATVSDLEPDLDADLDAYEEEHDGTGAELPQGRFLDRERSWLAFNERVLELAEDPATPLLERANFLAIFASNLDEFFMVRVAGLKRRIATGVATRSASGLQPREVLDLIWTRSRELMARHAACYQQDVAPALAEESIHLIRWPELTEKEQARLFTLFRQQIFPVLTPLAVDPAHPFPYISGLSLNLAVIVRNPVSGHRHFARVKVPPLLSRFLEASPQRYVPLEDVIAAHLEELFPGMEVLGHHMFRVTRNEDLEVEEDDAENLLQALEKELMRRRFGPPVRLEVEESIDPYVLDLLVRELKMSDAELFPLPGPLDLTGLFGIAALDRPELKFPKFVAGTHRELAEVESASAPDIFMALRERDVLLHHPYDSFSTSVQAFLEQAAADPDVLAIKQTLYRTSGDSPIVDALIDAAESGKQVLVLVEIKARFDEQANIKWARKLEESGCHVVYGLVGLKTHCKLSLVVRQEGETLRRYSHVGTGNYHPKTARLYEDLGLLTADPQVGADLSDLFNRLSGYSRRETYRRLLVAPKSLRDGLISRINKEVAHHRAGRPAHVRIKVNSMVDEAIIDACYRAAMAGVPVDIWVRGICAIRPGVAGLSENVRVRSILGRFLEHSRVFAFGNGGEPEIWFGSADMMHRNLDRRIEALVRVTDPAHRAALTRLLEMGMSDSSSSWHLGPDGAWTRHATDPEGQPLRHVQETLIDARRRRRAQP, from the coding sequence ATGAGTCAGCAGCCCGCCGAGGTACCGGTCCAGCACCCCCAGCCGTCCGTCGGTTCCATAGCCGCGCACCGCCCGCACACAGTCGCGGCCACGGTGTCGGACCTGGAGCCGGATCTCGATGCCGATCTCGACGCGTACGAGGAAGAGCACGACGGAACCGGCGCAGAACTGCCCCAGGGACGGTTCCTCGACCGCGAGCGCAGCTGGCTCGCGTTCAACGAGCGCGTCCTCGAGCTCGCCGAGGATCCGGCCACCCCGCTCCTCGAACGGGCGAATTTCCTCGCGATCTTCGCGTCCAACCTGGACGAGTTCTTCATGGTCCGCGTGGCCGGTCTGAAGCGGCGCATCGCGACCGGTGTCGCCACCCGTTCCGCGTCCGGCCTGCAGCCCCGCGAAGTGCTGGACCTGATCTGGACCCGCTCCCGCGAGCTCATGGCCCGGCACGCCGCCTGTTACCAGCAGGACGTGGCCCCGGCGCTCGCCGAGGAGTCGATCCACCTCATCCGCTGGCCCGAGCTCACGGAGAAGGAGCAGGCCCGCCTCTTCACGCTCTTCCGGCAGCAGATCTTCCCGGTGCTGACCCCGCTGGCCGTGGACCCGGCGCACCCCTTCCCGTACATCTCGGGACTCTCGCTGAACCTCGCGGTGATCGTGCGCAACCCCGTCAGCGGCCACCGCCACTTCGCCCGGGTGAAGGTCCCGCCGCTGCTGTCCCGCTTCCTGGAGGCCTCCCCGCAGCGGTACGTCCCCCTGGAGGACGTCATCGCCGCGCATCTGGAGGAGCTGTTCCCCGGCATGGAGGTGCTCGGGCACCACATGTTCCGGGTGACCAGGAACGAGGACCTGGAGGTCGAGGAGGACGACGCCGAGAACCTCCTGCAGGCGCTGGAGAAGGAGCTCATGCGGCGCCGCTTCGGCCCGCCGGTGCGGCTCGAGGTCGAGGAGTCCATCGATCCGTACGTGCTCGACCTGCTGGTCCGCGAGCTGAAGATGTCCGACGCCGAGCTCTTCCCGCTGCCGGGGCCGCTCGATCTGACCGGGCTCTTCGGCATCGCGGCGCTGGACCGGCCCGAGCTGAAGTTCCCGAAGTTCGTCGCGGGCACCCACCGCGAACTCGCCGAGGTCGAGTCGGCGTCCGCGCCCGACATCTTCATGGCGCTGCGCGAGCGTGACGTACTGCTGCACCACCCGTACGACTCGTTCTCGACCTCCGTCCAGGCCTTCCTGGAGCAGGCCGCGGCCGACCCGGACGTGCTGGCCATCAAGCAGACGCTGTACCGCACCTCCGGCGACTCCCCGATCGTGGACGCGCTGATAGACGCCGCCGAGTCGGGCAAGCAGGTCCTGGTACTCGTCGAGATCAAGGCCCGCTTCGACGAGCAGGCCAACATCAAGTGGGCGCGCAAGCTGGAGGAGTCCGGCTGCCATGTCGTCTACGGCCTCGTCGGCCTGAAGACCCACTGCAAGCTGTCGCTGGTGGTCCGTCAGGAGGGCGAGACGCTGCGCCGCTACTCGCACGTCGGGACCGGCAACTACCACCCGAAGACGGCCCGGCTCTACGAGGACCTGGGGCTGCTGACCGCCGACCCGCAGGTCGGCGCCGACCTCTCGGACCTGTTCAACCGGCTGTCGGGATACTCGCGCCGCGAGACGTACCGCCGCCTCCTGGTCGCCCCCAAGTCCCTGCGCGACGGACTCATCTCGCGAATAAACAAGGAAGTCGCGCACCACCGCGCCGGACGCCCCGCCCACGTACGCATCAAGGTCAACTCGATGGTGGACGAGGCGATCATCGACGCCTGCTACCGGGCGGCGATGGCGGGCGTGCCGGTGGACATCTGGGTACGCGGCATCTGCGCGATACGCCCCGGAGTCGCCGGCCTCTCGGAGAACGTCCGGGTGCGCTCGATCCTCGGCCGCTTCCTGGAGCACTCCCGGGTCTTCGCCTTCGGCAACGGCGGCGAGCCCGAAATCTGGTTCGGCAGCGCCGACATGATGCACCGCAACCTCGACCGCCGTATCGAGGCACTGGTACGGGTCACCGACCCGGCCCACCGCGCGGCCCTCACCCGGCTCCTTGAGATGGGCATGTCCGACAGCTCGTCCTCCTGGCACCTCGGCCCGGACGGCGCCTGGACCCGGCATGCCACGGACCCGGAAGGCCAGCCGCTGCGGCACGTACAGGAGACGCTCATAGACGCCCGGAGGCGCCGGCGTGCACAGCCCTGA
- a CDS encoding recombinase family protein yields MIDTRNSLRPSRAFSRSCIAPPLQAWLDRGGTVEGWLNGRTPLISYARISADRLTGDAIGVGRQHRNNTRNAELHGCVVVMHYEDNNLTAAKREVIRPAFRQMCTDITHGREEETGIPVRGCVAVEKERVYRLPRDFIALQDALVMVGDGVFIEDKAILDLVNDDGIGEREVKKVGTRTARNAADRAEEGRIYGAPRRFGWLGASKDPVRVGNKHKDLEEWPHLIDMIKARYAGRSWRGITADMNKKKVTTARGGSWSEQAVKGLVTNPAWWGGRVLNGKIVTDPRTGEPVIGDWEHADEEIDGVTYEMWKCIMTGVQANRLHRGMKQAEGARSEGELRTRTYLFSGYLRCGRLNDFEEVCCSQLSGNKATGRNAKYGDYYRCGDANCKGIGRRVAPVDEYLEGLVLAYLDRHFAGTKSRTIPWRGKAKLAHLCKQRRDVEDSVTSGEAHWSDVQGLLTRLNRNIETLEQEETDHLMAEARRNLLRGWKREKWDRLELEEKRAVIGQVITSVVIVPIPEGVSDKAPFDPALLKVSWREKRTAVSGLPGRRAVIA; encoded by the coding sequence GTGATCGACACTCGTAACTCATTGCGACCGTCCAGGGCGTTCTCCCGCTCCTGCATCGCCCCGCCTCTCCAGGCGTGGCTGGACAGAGGCGGCACGGTCGAAGGCTGGCTCAACGGCCGTACCCCCTTGATCTCCTACGCCCGTATCTCTGCCGACCGGCTGACCGGTGACGCCATCGGCGTCGGACGCCAGCACAGGAACAACACCAGGAACGCAGAGCTCCACGGGTGTGTGGTTGTCATGCACTACGAGGACAACAACCTCACGGCTGCGAAGCGCGAGGTCATCCGCCCGGCGTTCCGGCAGATGTGCACCGACATCACTCACGGTCGCGAGGAGGAGACGGGGATACCTGTCCGTGGCTGCGTGGCCGTCGAGAAGGAGCGCGTGTACCGCCTTCCCCGTGACTTCATCGCTCTCCAGGACGCACTCGTCATGGTGGGCGACGGCGTCTTCATCGAGGACAAGGCGATCCTGGACCTCGTCAACGACGACGGGATTGGCGAGCGCGAGGTGAAGAAGGTCGGCACGCGCACCGCCCGGAACGCAGCGGATCGAGCCGAGGAGGGCAGGATCTACGGTGCGCCGCGCCGCTTCGGCTGGCTCGGGGCGTCCAAGGACCCCGTCAGGGTCGGCAACAAGCACAAGGATCTTGAGGAGTGGCCGCACCTGATCGACATGATCAAAGCGCGGTACGCGGGGCGCTCATGGCGCGGTATCACGGCCGACATGAACAAGAAGAAGGTCACGACTGCGAGGGGCGGGAGCTGGTCGGAACAGGCGGTGAAGGGCCTCGTCACGAACCCGGCGTGGTGGGGCGGGAGAGTCCTCAACGGCAAGATCGTGACGGACCCCAGGACCGGCGAACCCGTGATCGGGGACTGGGAGCACGCCGACGAGGAGATCGACGGCGTCACGTACGAGATGTGGAAATGCATCATGACCGGGGTCCAGGCGAACCGTCTGCACCGTGGAATGAAGCAAGCCGAGGGAGCCAGGTCCGAAGGGGAACTGCGAACGCGGACCTACCTGTTCTCCGGCTACCTGCGCTGCGGACGCCTCAACGACTTCGAGGAAGTCTGCTGCTCGCAGCTCTCCGGCAACAAGGCCACCGGCAGGAACGCCAAGTACGGCGACTACTACCGATGCGGAGACGCCAACTGCAAGGGCATCGGCCGCAGGGTGGCACCGGTGGACGAGTATCTGGAGGGCCTGGTTCTGGCTTACCTCGACAGGCACTTCGCCGGCACAAAGAGCAGGACGATCCCCTGGCGGGGCAAGGCCAAGCTTGCCCATCTCTGCAAGCAGCGACGGGATGTCGAGGACTCAGTCACTTCTGGGGAAGCCCACTGGAGCGACGTACAGGGCTTGCTCACGCGTCTGAACCGGAACATCGAGACGCTGGAGCAGGAAGAGACGGACCACCTGATGGCCGAGGCCAGGCGAAACCTTCTCCGCGGGTGGAAGCGAGAGAAGTGGGATCGACTGGAGCTGGAGGAGAAGCGAGCGGTGATCGGTCAGGTCATCACCTCCGTCGTCATCGTGCCGATCCCGGAAGGCGTCAGCGACAAGGCGCCGTTCGACCCCGCTTTGCTCAAGGTCTCCTGGCGTGAGAAGAGGACGGCCGTCAGTGGGCTGCCTGGTCGTCGCGCAGTCATCGCTTGA
- the pstA gene encoding phosphate ABC transporter permease PstA produces MSQTAIQDRPTPAPVPPKGGLSGRSLPRWAPAGFAVVSIALGVGISVAAGWESRVQWGLISALLFLVISYIATSIVENKRQAKDRLATSIVWVCFILAVIPLFSLIWVTVSRGIKVLDTYFLTHSMAGVPGIEPGGGVYHAIIGTLEQVGLATLISVPIGLLTAIYLVEYGKGALARAVTFFVDVMTGIPSIVAGLFLLSIMLMFDLQPSGLMGALALAILMIPVVVRSTEEMLKLVPNELREASLALGVPKYRTITKVVIPTALGGITTGVMLAIARIAGETAPIILLVFGSQLINSNPFEGAQSSLPFYIWDQYKIGSEASYDRAWAAALVLIAFVMILNLVARGIARWKAPKTGR; encoded by the coding sequence ATGAGCCAGACAGCCATACAGGACAGGCCCACCCCGGCTCCTGTTCCCCCGAAGGGCGGCCTCAGCGGCCGTTCGCTCCCCCGCTGGGCCCCGGCAGGATTCGCGGTCGTCTCGATCGCCCTCGGCGTCGGCATCAGCGTGGCGGCCGGCTGGGAGAGCCGCGTTCAGTGGGGCCTGATCTCGGCCCTGCTCTTCCTGGTCATCTCGTACATCGCGACGTCGATCGTCGAGAACAAGCGCCAGGCCAAGGACCGGCTCGCCACCAGCATCGTCTGGGTGTGCTTCATCCTCGCCGTGATCCCGCTGTTCTCGCTGATCTGGGTGACCGTCAGCCGCGGTATCAAGGTGCTCGACACGTACTTCCTCACGCACTCCATGGCCGGCGTCCCCGGCATCGAGCCCGGCGGCGGCGTGTACCACGCCATCATCGGCACGCTGGAGCAGGTCGGCCTCGCCACTCTGATCTCGGTGCCGATCGGTCTGCTGACCGCGATCTACCTGGTGGAGTACGGCAAGGGCGCACTGGCCAGGGCCGTCACCTTCTTCGTCGACGTCATGACGGGTATCCCGTCGATCGTCGCCGGTCTCTTCCTCCTCTCGATCATGCTGATGTTCGACCTGCAGCCGTCCGGCCTGATGGGGGCGCTGGCGCTGGCGATCCTGATGATCCCGGTCGTGGTCCGCTCCACCGAGGAGATGCTCAAGCTCGTCCCGAACGAGCTGCGCGAGGCATCGCTCGCCCTCGGCGTACCGAAGTACCGCACGATCACGAAGGTGGTCATCCCGACCGCGCTCGGTGGCATCACCACCGGTGTGATGCTCGCGATCGCGCGTATCGCCGGTGAGACCGCGCCGATCATCCTGCTCGTTTTCGGCAGCCAGCTGATCAACTCCAACCCCTTCGAAGGCGCCCAGTCCTCGCTCCCCTTCTACATCTGGGACCAGTACAAGATCGGCAGTGAGGCGTCGTACGACCGCGCCTGGGCAGCCGCGCTGGTGCTGATCGCCTTCGTCATGATCCTCAACCTGGTGGCCCGCGGCATCGCCCGCTGGAAGGCCCCGAAGACCGGCCGCTAA
- a CDS encoding NUDIX hydrolase, translating into MNNDSVILAAGCVLWRRSPSGDGIEIALVHRPKWNDWSHPKGKLKRGEDARQGAVREVLEETGMTCDLGPELPNARYQVEGRPKDVRYWAAEAMGGSFEPNREVDRLVWLPPAEACTRLTQDRDRQLVPALLDTLHATKEGL; encoded by the coding sequence ATGAACAATGACTCAGTGATTCTCGCGGCGGGCTGCGTTCTGTGGCGTCGCTCGCCCTCGGGCGACGGGATCGAGATTGCCCTGGTTCATCGACCCAAATGGAATGATTGGTCGCACCCGAAAGGCAAGCTGAAGCGCGGCGAGGACGCCCGGCAGGGAGCAGTACGTGAGGTACTGGAGGAAACCGGCATGACGTGCGACCTGGGACCTGAGCTGCCCAACGCCCGCTACCAGGTCGAAGGCCGCCCCAAGGACGTCCGCTACTGGGCAGCCGAGGCCATGGGCGGTTCGTTCGAGCCGAACAGGGAGGTGGACCGCCTGGTGTGGCTGCCACCCGCTGAGGCATGCACCCGTCTGACGCAGGACCGGGACCGGCAGCTCGTCCCCGCGCTCCTCGACACACTTCATGCGACCAAGGAGGGGCTGTAA
- the pstS gene encoding phosphate ABC transporter substrate-binding protein PstS, translating to MKLQRKIGLRATALGALAVSGALVLTACGSDDNAGGSTGGTGEKTSAASNIKCDGAKGKLLASGSSAQKNAMDVWVKNYMAACTGVEINYKSSSSGEGIVAFNQGTVGFAGSDSALKPEEVTESKTVCKGGQGINLPMVGGPIAIGYNVPGVDKLNLDAATIAKIFSGKIKTWNDPAIAALNAGVKLPSTAIQAFHRSEDSGTTQNLGKYLGATAKTDWPYEAEKKWPAPGGQAASGSSGVAAQVKQAEGAIGYFELSYATSQSIPTVNIATGAAAPVEATSENASKAIAAAKIKGTGNDLALGLDYTTKADGAYPIVLVTYEVVCDTGNKADTLGTVKSFLTYTASDEGQKVLTDAGYAPIPAEINAKVRTTVAGLK from the coding sequence GTGAAGCTTCAGCGCAAGATCGGCCTTCGCGCCACCGCGCTCGGTGCCCTCGCCGTTTCCGGCGCCCTGGTTCTCACGGCGTGTGGTTCGGACGACAACGCGGGTGGCAGCACCGGCGGCACCGGCGAGAAGACCAGCGCCGCGTCGAACATCAAGTGTGACGGCGCAAAGGGCAAGCTCCTCGCCTCCGGTTCCAGCGCGCAGAAGAACGCCATGGACGTCTGGGTCAAGAACTACATGGCCGCCTGCACCGGCGTGGAGATCAACTACAAGTCCTCCTCGTCCGGCGAGGGCATCGTCGCCTTCAACCAGGGCACCGTCGGCTTCGCCGGTTCCGACTCGGCGCTCAAGCCCGAAGAGGTCACCGAGTCGAAGACCGTCTGCAAGGGCGGCCAGGGCATAAACCTGCCCATGGTCGGCGGCCCGATCGCCATCGGCTACAACGTCCCGGGCGTGGACAAGCTGAACCTGGACGCCGCGACGATCGCCAAGATCTTCAGCGGCAAGATCAAGACCTGGAACGACCCGGCGATCGCCGCGCTGAACGCGGGCGTCAAGCTCCCGAGCACCGCGATCCAGGCCTTCCACCGCTCCGAGGACTCCGGCACCACGCAGAACCTCGGCAAGTACCTCGGCGCCACCGCCAAGACCGACTGGCCCTACGAGGCCGAGAAGAAGTGGCCGGCCCCCGGTGGCCAGGCCGCCTCCGGCTCCTCCGGTGTCGCCGCGCAGGTCAAGCAGGCCGAGGGCGCGATCGGTTACTTCGAGCTCTCGTACGCGACCTCGCAGTCCATCCCGACCGTCAACATCGCCACGGGTGCCGCCGCCCCGGTCGAGGCCACCAGCGAGAACGCCTCCAAGGCCATCGCCGCCGCCAAGATCAAGGGCACCGGCAACGACCTGGCGCTCGGCCTCGACTACACCACCAAGGCCGACGGCGCCTACCCGATCGTCCTGGTGACCTACGAGGTCGTCTGCGACACCGGCAACAAGGCCGACACCCTGGGCACGGTCAAGTCCTTCCTGACCTACACCGCCAGCGACGAGGGCCAGAAGGTTCTCACCGACGCCGGTTACGCCCCGATCCCGGCCGAGATCAACGCCAAGGTCCGCACGACCGTCGCGGGTCTGAAGTAG
- the pstB gene encoding phosphate ABC transporter ATP-binding protein PstB, with product MAKRIDVSGLSAFYGSHKAIEDISMTVEPRSVTAFIGPSGCGKSTFLRTLNRMHEVTPGGRVEGKVLLDDENLYGSSVDPVAVRRTVGMVFQRPNPFPTMSIFDNVAAGLRLNRSYKKNQLADVVEKSLKGANLWNEVKDRLNKPGSGLSGGQQQRLCIARAIAVEPDVLLMDEPCSALDPISTLAIEDLIGELKERFTIVIVTHNMQQAARVSDRTAFFNLSAVGQPGKLIEIDETERIFANPSVQATEDYISGRFG from the coding sequence ATGGCCAAGCGAATTGACGTCAGCGGGCTCAGCGCCTTCTACGGCTCCCACAAGGCGATCGAGGACATCTCGATGACCGTGGAGCCCCGCTCGGTGACGGCCTTCATCGGCCCGTCCGGCTGCGGCAAGTCCACCTTCCTGCGCACCCTGAACCGTATGCACGAGGTCACCCCCGGTGGCCGCGTCGAGGGCAAGGTGCTGCTGGACGACGAGAACCTGTACGGCTCCAGCGTCGACCCCGTCGCCGTACGCCGTACGGTCGGCATGGTCTTCCAGCGGCCGAACCCCTTCCCGACCATGTCGATCTTCGACAATGTCGCGGCGGGGCTGAGGCTGAACCGTTCGTACAAGAAGAACCAGCTGGCGGACGTCGTCGAGAAGTCCCTCAAGGGCGCGAACCTCTGGAACGAGGTCAAGGACCGGCTGAACAAGCCCGGTTCCGGTCTCTCCGGCGGTCAGCAGCAGCGTCTGTGCATCGCCCGCGCGATCGCGGTCGAGCCGGATGTCCTGCTGATGGACGAGCCGTGCTCGGCGCTGGACCCGATCTCCACCCTCGCGATCGAGGACCTGATCGGTGAGCTGAAGGAGCGCTTCACGATCGTCATCGTGACGCACAACATGCAGCAGGCGGCGCGCGTCTCGGACCGTACGGCGTTCTTCAACCTGTCGGCGGTCGGCCAGCCCGGCAAGCTGATCGAGATCGACGAGACCGAGCGGATCTTCGCGAACCCGTCGGTCCAGGCCACGGAGGACTACATCTCCGGACGCTTTGGATGA